Proteins encoded in a region of the Pelobates fuscus isolate aPelFus1 chromosome 11, aPelFus1.pri, whole genome shotgun sequence genome:
- the LOC134576949 gene encoding olfactory receptor class A-like protein 4: MKMRSLPDTIAAAELPHLMQRLLTQLFSAKQAKLMLLDGCYLLPKPPTNTSRGSRDINIRFQHGSDKQAFMMAIRNRSPFYGFEEHSLTFYPDLSRATLDGHKSLRLLTWELTNKKIPYKWGTPRFLLKLRDSGTLKEFYIHPRQYIFQAVKNLRGGPRTAIPEVSTQIICYIVLVILGIVGNVLVLITLIANSVEKKTLPASDLILAHLTLIHLLISILRNILVVCFQIGFTLLFSTGWCKFFMFLWTLLRSMSVWGTFSISVFHYIHVKNYQLKARRNVLWDSIKALAMLWVFSSLFFIPAFMYTERGYSNVTFSVQLIGTTTRPVLDCIWNFPSPAANLLYVTATLVIHELIPVILMVSTNISTLHTLNQHSKTIGAQKTLSRVASERKAALVITVLVILFVTCWGTNVIAVNCYNFTQGSSSTAFLLTVANFGAYIFMGFSPMVLLLGHSKLRNKMLSLFCIEWKHQLQVKPEEITSSGVPQSGNVTIIKF, from the exons ATGAAAATGAGAAGCCTACCTGACACTATTGCTGCAGCTGAGCTACCACATCTGATGCAGAGGCTGCTCACACAGTTATTCTCTGCCAAGCAGGCTAAACTTATGCTCCTGGATGGCTGTTACCTGCTCCCAAAGCCACCGACAAACACCTCCAGAGGGAGCAGAGATATTAATATACGATTCCAGCATGGTTCAGATAAGCAAGCTTTCATGATGGCAATTCGCAACAGGTCACCTTTTTATGGCTTCGAAGAGCATTCCTTAACATTCTACCCAGATCTATCCAGAGCAACACTGGATGGGCATAAGTCCCTGCGACTGCTCACTTGGGAGCTTACCAACAAGAAGATTCCATACAAGTGGGGTACACCGAGATTCCTCTTGAAACTCCGTGACTCTGGGACATTGAAG gAATTCTATATACATCCAAGACAGTATATCTTCCAAGCAGTAAAGAACCTCAGGGGAGGTCCCAGGACAGCAATACCCGAGGTATCCACGCAAATCATTTGTTACATCGTCTTGGTGATACTTGGAATAGTAGGAAATGTATTGGTTCTAATCACCTTGATAGCTAACTCTGTTGAGAAAAAGACCCTTCCAGCTTCAGATCTGATACTTGCGCACCTCACATTAATTCACCTTCTTATTTCCATCTTGAGAAATATTCTGGTTGTCTGCTTCCAGATTGGCTTTACTCTCTTATTTTCCACAGGCTGGTGCAAATTCTTCATGTTCCTGTGGACTCTTCTCAGATCAATGAGTGTCTGGGGGACATTTTCAATTAGTGTTTTCCATTACATCCACGTAAAGAATTACCAGTTGAAAGCGAGAAGGAATGTTTTATGGGATAGCATAAAAGCTCTCGCTATGTTGTGGGTATTTTCCAGCCTATTCTTCATTCCTGCTTTTATGTACACAGAACGTGGCTACTCAAATGTAACCTTTTCAGTCCAATTAATTGGAACGACTACACGGCCAGTCTTGGACTGCATATGGAACTTTCCAAGCCCTGCGGCAAATCTGCTCTACGTAACAGCCACATTGGTTATTCATGAGTTAATTCCCGTCATTCTCATGGTAAGCACAAACATCAGCACATTACATACCCTAAATCAACATTCCAAGACAATAGGGGCCCAGAAGACCCTTAGCCGTGTTGCCTCGGAGCGTAAAGCAGCCCTTGTGATCACCGTCCTCGTCATTCTATTTGTCACCTGCTGGGGAACCAATGTGATTGCTGTCAATTGTTATAACTTCACTCAAGGTTCTTCTTCCACTGCATTCTTGTTGACTGTTGCAAATTTTGGTGCCTACATTTTTATGGGCTTCAGCCCTATGGTTTTACTTTTGGGACACAGTAAGTTGCGAAATAAAATGCTAAGCCTTTTCTGTATTGAATGGAAACATCAACTTCAAGTCAAACCTGAAGAGATCACAAGTAGTGGTGTGCCACAAAGTGGTAATGTGACCATTATCAAGTTTTAG